The Amphiprion ocellaris isolate individual 3 ecotype Okinawa chromosome 6, ASM2253959v1, whole genome shotgun sequence genome contains a region encoding:
- the ppil3 gene encoding peptidyl-prolyl cis-trans isomerase-like 3 translates to MAVTLHTDLGEIKIELFCERTPKACENFLALCASGFYNGCIFHRNIKGFMVQTGDPTGTGKGGTSIWGRKFEDEYSEHLKHNVRGVVSMANNGPNTNGSQFFFTYAKQPHLDMKYTVFGKIIDGLETLDELEKLPVNEKTFQPLTETHIKDVTIHANPFAG, encoded by the exons ATG GCTGTCACCCTTCACACAGATTTAGGAGAAATTAAGATAGAATTGTTCTGCGAGCGAACCCCGAAAGCATGTGAG aaCTTTCTTGCGCTGTGTGCCAGTGGGTTCTACAATGGCTGCATCTTCCACAGAAACATTAAAGGCTTCATGGTTCAGACTGGAGACCCTACAG GCACAGGTAAAGGAGGAACGAGCATATGGGGTCGCAAATTCGAAGATGAGTACAGCGAACACTTAAAA CATAACGTAAGAGGAGTGGTCTCGATGGCAAACAATGGCCCAAACACGAACGGCTCCCAGTTTTTCTTCACGTACGCCAAACAGCCCCATCTGGACATGAAGTACACAGTGTTTGGAAA GATTATCGATGGCTTGGAAACACTGGACGAACTGGAGAAGCTGCCTGTGAATGAAAAGACGTTCCAACCGCTGACTGAAACCCACATTAAAGATGTGACCATTCATGCTAACCCTTTCGCCGGATAG